In Vigna angularis cultivar LongXiaoDou No.4 chromosome 8, ASM1680809v1, whole genome shotgun sequence, one DNA window encodes the following:
- the LOC108345905 gene encoding protein WHAT'S THIS FACTOR 1, chloroplastic has translation MPQPSATRFLLLLSRRTPTRNRPPPPYHQRHHLRTIFDGTFKPVRDRGLDHAVEREKSLKPLISLKTLIKREPSKSLPLSLIKSTLHFPFRPIEFIRKYPSVFEEFLPTPTILQPHIRLTPETLHLDAEEQLVYQSHQFKHQSADRLLKLLMIARIHKIPLPLIEHLRWDLGLPDDYTETVVPEFPDYFRVADGFLELVCWSHELAVSVIQNRNKKDEFDGQLVFPVQFSTGFEMDKKYEKWLREWQRLPYVSPYENVSHLSPTSDESDRWVVGVLHEILHAFVGKRIEKDSLLEFGEWLGLRSRFKRALSQHPGIFYVSSKVGTYTVVLREGYKRGALIEDHPVMNLRNQYVHLMNSVSEEGKVGKVVQGKGGAHEAEAKAVEAGEREGEGEGEGESDGESVGQHEEEACEIEDASETDVDDDDDDERRFWRGNQKIAPGRRNRDFGKVKLDVGKPFRDSGRERLHLRDSGRERSPLRDSGNERSRLRDSGRERSRLRDSGRERLHLGSSGRERSPLRDSGNERSRLRDSGRERLHLGDSGRERSALRDSGSERSPLRDSGRERSRLRDSGRERSSFRNSGSERSPFRDTRMERSTFRNSGRERSSLSDSGRERSPLRDSGRGRSPLSYSRREKLPLGDSGTERSPLRDSRRERSTGKHTQKPGRRIR, from the coding sequence ATGCCTCAACCCAGCGCAACGCGGTTCCTCCTCCTCCTGTCCCGCCGCACCCCAACCCGGAACCGTCCTCCTCCTCCCTACCACCAGCGCCACCACCTCCGAACCATCTTTGATGGCACATTCAAGCCCGTCCGCGACCGCGGCCTGGATCACGCGGTGGAGCGCGAGAAAAGCCTCAAACCCTTGATCTCCCTCAAAACCCTCATCAAACGCGAACCCTCCAAATCCCTCCCTCTTTCACTCATCAAAAGCACCCTCCACTTTCCCTTCCGCCCCATCGAATTCATCCGCAAGTACCCCTCTGTCTTCGAAGAGTTCCTCCCCACTCCCACCATCCTCCAACCCCACATCCGCCTCACACCGGAAACCCTACACCTCGACGCCGAGGAGCAGCTCGTATACCAATCACACCAGTTCAAACACCAATCAGCTGACAGGCTCTTGAAACTCTTGATGATTGCAAGAATCCACAAAATCCCACTGCCACTCATTGAGCACTTGCGGTGGGACCTTGGCCTACCGGATGACTACACCGAGACGGTTGTACCAGAGTTTCCGGACTACTTTCGAGTTGCAGACGGGTTCCTTGAACTCGTCTGCTGGAGCCACGAGCTGGCGGTTTCGGTTATCCAGAACCGAAAcaagaaagatgaatttgatggtCAATTGGTGTTTCCTGTGCAGTTTTCTACTGGTTTTGAGATGGATAAGAAGTATGAGAAGTGGTTGAGGGAGTGGCAGAGGTTGCCTTATGTCTCTCCTTATGAGAATGTGTCTCATTTGTCACCTACCAGTGATGAGTCTGATAGGTGGGTTGTGGGTGTGTTACATGAAATTCTTCATGCTTTTGTTGGGAAGAGAATTGAGAAGGATAGTTTGTTGGAGTTTGGGGAGTGGTTGGGGTTGAGGTCGAGGTTTAAGAGGGCGTTGTCGCAGCATCCGGGGATTTTCTATGTGTCTAGTAAAGTTGGGACCTATACTGTTGTATTGAGAGAGGGATACAAGAGGGGTGCACTGATTGAGGATCATCCGGTGATGAATTTGAGGAATCAGTATGTTCATCTGATGAATAGTGTCAGTGAAGAGGGGAAAGTGGGTAAGGTGGTGCAAGGAAAGGGTGGTGCGCATGAGGCAGAGGCTAAAGCCGTTGAAGCGGGTGaaagagagggagagggagagggagagggtGAGAGTGATGGGGAGAGTGTGGGGCAGCATGAAGAAGAGGCATGTGAAATTGAGGATGCCAGTGAAAccgatgttgatgatgatgatgatgatgaaaggAGGTTTTGGAGAGGTAATCAGAAAATTGCTCCTGGTAGAAGGAACAGGGACTTCGGGAAAGTGAAGTTAGATGTTGGCAAGCCTTTTAGGGATTCTGGGAGGGAAAGATTGCATCTTAGAGATTCTGGGAGGGAACGATCTCCTTTGAGAGATTCTGGGAATGAAAGATCACGTTTGAGAGATTCTGGGAGGGAAAGATCACGTTTGAGAGATTCTGGGAGGGAAAGATTGCATCTTGGATCTTCTGGGAGGGAACGATCTCCTTTGAGAGATTCTGGGAATGAAAGATCACGTTTGAGAGATTCTGGGAGGGAAAGATTGCATCTTGGAGATTCTGGGAGGGAACGATCTGCTTTGAGAGATTCTGGGAGTGAAAGATCACCTTTGAGAGATTCTGGGAGGGAAAGATCACGTTTGAGAGATTCTGGGAGGGAAAGATCGTCTTTCAGAAATTCTGGAAGCGAAAGATCACCTTTCAGAGATACTCGAATGGAACGATCAACTTTCAGAAATTCTGGAAGGGAAAGGTCGTCTCTGAGCGATTCTGGAAGGGAAAGGTCACCTCTGAGAGATTCTGGGAGGGGAAGGTCACCTCTGAGCTATTCCCGAAGGGAAAAATTACCTTTGGGAGATTCTGGGACTGAAAGGTCGCCTTTGAGAGATTCTCGAAGGGAAAGATCAACCGGGAAGCATACACAGAAACCGGGGAGAAGAATTCGTTAG